The Magnetovibrio sp. genome includes a window with the following:
- a CDS encoding helix-turn-helix transcriptional regulator, translated as MNVRLRHDAIVRSLRRNGTSTVSDLAEEVGASRRTILRDICALRDEGFVIHSEPGRGGGLQLDPQSVQTTARLSVAEVFALLISVASVRAAGNLPFSDLADAGLAKIEKALPPDKVRDLRRFLDCLYVGQLAPQVDISDMGAMDPTLMTAFETAFLQRLHLRFQYRDAKGVVTSRHVEPQAMLILPPLWYLVAWDPARKDFRHFRMDRISEPECVEDTPFRRRHVPFKDGVRTIRHRPC; from the coding sequence ATGAATGTTCGCCTCCGACACGACGCCATCGTGCGCAGCCTTCGCCGCAACGGCACTTCGACAGTCTCCGACTTGGCGGAAGAGGTTGGCGCGTCCCGGCGTACAATCCTGCGCGACATTTGCGCATTGCGCGATGAGGGCTTTGTCATTCATTCCGAACCAGGACGTGGGGGCGGCCTGCAACTTGATCCCCAATCGGTGCAGACCACGGCGCGGCTCTCGGTGGCCGAGGTCTTTGCGCTTCTCATCAGCGTTGCGTCCGTGCGTGCCGCGGGAAATTTGCCCTTTTCAGATCTCGCTGACGCCGGACTTGCCAAGATCGAAAAAGCCCTGCCGCCGGACAAAGTACGCGACTTGCGCCGTTTTCTGGATTGTTTATACGTCGGGCAGCTCGCGCCACAGGTAGACATATCCGATATGGGCGCGATGGATCCCACGCTGATGACCGCATTCGAGACCGCTTTTCTCCAACGGCTACACCTGCGGTTTCAGTACCGCGATGCAAAAGGGGTCGTAACCAGCCGACATGTCGAACCGCAAGCCATGCTGATCTTGCCGCCACTTTGGTATTTGGTGGCATGGGATCCTGCGCGAAAAGACTTTCGACACTTTCGAATGGACCGGATCAGCGAACCAGAATGCGTCGAAGACACACCATTTCGGCGACGCCATGTGCCCTTCAAGGATGGCGTCCGCACAATTCGACATCGACCTTGCTGA
- a CDS encoding GGDEF domain-containing protein, whose amino-acid sequence MEHMRRRTLPGGSVHIFRHTTAALSLGFAAILACMLGSIYIGFQHLEQTRGAWQRDALFREKVRAAFLMREAVRERSFHLTFATTMDDFFDRDAQRETYNAKAVSFLLARDRLIDLHVTPREQKAMDRVIKRISQLRPSIDNAMALVVESGNNNQALHQMRVALDGQVGVIDEINKFIKVVEAETKLEAEAATREIAQTQRNMLILSGCAVALAAIIGVMVIIREARNIRRLRAHRDELAALSTTDALTDLANRRRFDEFLAMEWAWAMRLKAPISLILIDIDHFKNFNDEYGHAAGDACLSAVANAMSVVVVRSTDLLARYGGEEFACILPATGAEQARIIAEKFRAAVSCLKCKHEKSSVADHVTVSIGVATLTPQPDDDVAELFEIADAMLYQAKEHGRNQVIADVPDDQSEASAYARSMVPGGLEVIS is encoded by the coding sequence ATGGAGCACATGAGGCGCCGTACACTTCCGGGGGGGAGCGTGCATATTTTTCGACACACAACCGCTGCCTTATCTCTTGGCTTTGCCGCCATTCTCGCCTGTATGCTTGGCAGCATTTACATTGGGTTCCAACATTTGGAGCAAACTCGTGGCGCTTGGCAGCGCGACGCGTTGTTTCGCGAAAAGGTGCGGGCGGCGTTCTTGATGCGCGAGGCGGTGCGCGAGCGTTCTTTCCATCTGACCTTCGCGACCACCATGGACGATTTTTTCGATCGTGATGCACAACGCGAAACCTACAATGCCAAGGCTGTCAGCTTTTTATTGGCCCGCGACAGACTGATTGATTTGCATGTCACCCCGCGGGAACAAAAAGCCATGGATAGGGTGATTAAGCGAATTTCTCAATTGCGCCCCTCCATCGACAACGCCATGGCCCTGGTGGTCGAAAGCGGTAACAACAATCAAGCGCTGCATCAAATGCGCGTTGCGCTCGACGGGCAGGTCGGCGTTATTGACGAGATCAACAAGTTCATCAAAGTGGTCGAGGCTGAGACGAAGCTCGAGGCTGAGGCTGCCACCCGTGAAATTGCGCAAACCCAACGCAACATGCTGATTTTAAGCGGGTGTGCGGTGGCGTTGGCGGCGATCATCGGGGTGATGGTGATCATCCGTGAGGCGCGCAATATTCGAAGATTGCGCGCCCATCGCGATGAATTGGCGGCGCTATCGACCACCGATGCTTTGACCGATCTTGCCAACCGGCGGCGCTTTGATGAATTTTTGGCCATGGAATGGGCCTGGGCGATGCGACTGAAAGCGCCGATCTCTCTGATTTTGATCGACATCGATCACTTCAAAAACTTCAACGATGAATATGGCCACGCGGCAGGCGATGCGTGTCTAAGTGCTGTGGCGAATGCCATGAGTGTGGTGGTCGTTCGCTCGACGGATTTGCTGGCGCGCTACGGTGGGGAAGAGTTTGCGTGTATCTTGCCGGCCACTGGCGCTGAGCAGGCGCGCATAATCGCGGAGAAATTTCGCGCGGCGGTGTCGTGCCTGAAATGCAAACATGAAAAGTCATCAGTCGCCGATCACGTGACCGTCAGCATCGGCGTCGCCACATTGACGCCGCAGCCCGATGACGATGTTGCGGAGTTGTTCGAGATTGCCGACGCCATGCTTTATCAAGCCAAGGAACATGGGCGCAATCAAGTGATTGCGGATGTGCCGGACGATCAGAGCGAGGCCTCAGCCTATGCCCGCTCGATGGTTCCGGGCGGATTGGAAGTGATATCGTAG
- a CDS encoding DUF4345 domain-containing protein, which yields MNKSIATKTFLAISGIILIGIGGALLFAPEAFQASSGIDLGGNINLLSETRATGGLLFSAGFVVVLGAFKTAMAQASVVLSSLIYLSYGASRILSMVMDGVPDHSLVAATGAEIILGTLGLLVFLISKETKSFRQA from the coding sequence ATGAACAAGTCAATCGCCACCAAAACGTTTTTGGCCATCTCGGGCATCATTCTGATTGGCATCGGTGGGGCTTTGTTGTTCGCCCCTGAGGCGTTTCAAGCGTCGTCCGGCATCGACCTTGGAGGCAACATCAACCTGCTAAGTGAAACCAGAGCCACAGGCGGTTTGTTGTTCTCAGCAGGTTTCGTCGTCGTACTAGGGGCGTTTAAAACAGCAATGGCACAAGCATCGGTCGTGCTATCGAGCTTGATCTATCTGTCCTACGGTGCTTCCAGAATCCTCAGTATGGTAATGGATGGCGTTCCCGACCATTCCCTAGTTGCTGCAACGGGCGCGGAAATCATCCTCGGCACGCTTGGCCTGCTCGTGTTTCTCATCTCAAAAGAGACCAAGTCATTCCGTCAGGCATGA
- the guaA gene encoding glutamine-hydrolyzing GMP synthase — MHERILIIDFGSQVTQLIARRVRESGVYSEIQPFNAVTLETIKEFNPKGVILSGGPASVTGIDTPRAPEGLFDLGLPIFGICYGEQTMCAQLGGSVEESDHREFGRAFVEVIEDCELFHGVWSVGAKEQVWMSHGDKINAIPEGFRPVAVTDGSPFAAIANDEKRFYGVQFHPEVVHTPHGAKLIENFTHRVCGCTGDWTMGKFREEKIAKIRAQVGDGNVICGLSGGVDSSVVAVLLHEAIGDQLTCVFVDTGLMRKGEAEEVVTMFRDQYKIKLVHRDASDLFIGKLTGVSDPETKRKIIGATFIDVFEEEAKNIGGANFLAQGTLYPDVIESVSFTGGPSVTIKSHHNVGGLPERMNMQLVEPLRELFKDEVRVLGRELGLPERFVGRHPFPGPGLAIRLPGGISAEKLEILRNADAVYLEEIRNAGLYDAIWQAFAVLLPVQSVGVMGDARTYDYVCALRAVTSTDGMTADFYHFDMEFLARVSNRIINEVKGINRVTYDITSKPPGTIEWE; from the coding sequence ATGCATGAGCGCATTCTCATCATCGATTTCGGTTCCCAAGTCACCCAGTTGATCGCGCGGCGCGTCCGTGAATCCGGGGTCTACTCCGAAATTCAGCCGTTCAACGCCGTAACCCTTGAAACCATTAAAGAATTCAACCCCAAGGGGGTGATTCTTTCGGGTGGACCGGCATCTGTCACGGGCATCGACACGCCCCGCGCGCCCGAAGGCCTGTTCGACCTTGGCCTGCCCATTTTCGGCATTTGCTACGGCGAACAGACCATGTGCGCGCAATTGGGCGGCAGCGTCGAAGAATCCGACCATCGCGAATTCGGCCGCGCCTTCGTCGAGGTGATCGAGGACTGCGAACTGTTCCACGGCGTGTGGTCCGTCGGCGCCAAGGAACAGGTGTGGATGAGCCACGGCGACAAAATCAACGCCATCCCCGAGGGTTTCCGCCCCGTGGCGGTGACCGACGGTTCGCCCTTCGCCGCCATCGCCAACGACGAAAAGCGCTTTTACGGCGTGCAGTTCCACCCCGAAGTGGTGCACACGCCGCACGGCGCAAAGCTGATCGAGAACTTCACCCACCGGGTCTGCGGTTGCACCGGCGACTGGACCATGGGTAAGTTCCGCGAAGAGAAAATCGCCAAGATCCGCGCCCAAGTCGGCGACGGCAACGTGATTTGCGGGCTGTCCGGCGGGGTCGACAGCTCGGTGGTGGCGGTGCTGCTGCACGAAGCCATCGGCGATCAGCTCACCTGTGTGTTCGTCGACACCGGCCTGATGCGCAAGGGCGAAGCCGAAGAGGTCGTGACCATGTTCCGCGACCAATACAAAATTAAGCTGGTACACCGCGACGCGTCCGATCTGTTCATCGGTAAGCTCACCGGGGTGTCGGACCCGGAAACCAAACGCAAGATCATCGGCGCGACCTTCATCGACGTGTTCGAAGAAGAAGCCAAAAACATCGGCGGCGCAAACTTCCTGGCCCAAGGCACGCTTTATCCCGATGTGATCGAAAGCGTGTCGTTCACCGGCGGTCCGTCCGTGACCATCAAATCGCATCACAACGTCGGCGGTCTGCCCGAGCGCATGAACATGCAGTTGGTCGAACCGCTGCGCGAACTGTTCAAGGACGAAGTCCGCGTGCTGGGCCGCGAACTGGGTTTGCCGGAACGCTTCGTCGGCCGCCACCCGTTCCCCGGACCGGGCCTCGCCATCCGTCTGCCCGGGGGCATTTCGGCGGAGAAACTGGAAATCCTGCGCAACGCCGACGCGGTGTATCTGGAAGAAATCCGCAACGCCGGCCTCTACGATGCCATCTGGCAAGCCTTTGCCGTGTTGCTGCCGGTGCAATCCGTCGGCGTGATGGGCGACGCACGCACCTACGATTACGTCTGCGCGCTGCGCGCCGTGACCTCGACCGATGGCATGACCGCGGACTTCTATCACTTCGACATGGAATTCCTGGCCCGCGTCAGCAACCGCATCATCAACGAGGTCAAGGGCATCAACCGCGTGACCTACGACATCACCTCGAAGCCGCCGGGCACGATTGAGTGGGAATAG
- a CDS encoding alpha/beta hydrolase, producing MSKLVDFPKPTLIPVNGVELEVFEAGQQNSGKPIVLCHGWPEHAFSWRHQVPALVAAGYHVIVPNQRGYGNSSRPREVTDYDIEHLSGDLVALLDHYGYKDATFVGHDWGAAVVWGLTLLHPERVNKLINLSVPYQERWDKPWIEMMEVMFGGDFYFVHFNRQPGVADAVLDENTFQFLRNMYRKNLPPVEPAPGMMMINLAKTESPLGEPVMSDRELAVFVSAFTASGFTGGINWYRNLDRNWHLLADVDPIIQHPALMIYGDRDLVAKSENLADFVPNVDVVNLDCGHWIQQEKPQETNQAILKWLERQEAV from the coding sequence ATGTCCAAACTCGTCGATTTTCCCAAGCCCACTTTAATTCCAGTCAACGGCGTGGAACTTGAAGTCTTTGAAGCGGGACAGCAGAATTCAGGAAAACCTATTGTCCTGTGTCACGGTTGGCCAGAACATGCCTTTTCTTGGCGCCATCAGGTGCCTGCCCTTGTTGCTGCGGGATACCATGTCATCGTCCCAAACCAACGCGGTTATGGCAACTCATCCCGCCCGCGTGAAGTAACAGACTATGACATTGAACACTTGTCGGGCGATCTCGTCGCACTTCTGGATCACTACGGGTACAAAGATGCCACCTTTGTTGGTCATGATTGGGGTGCAGCGGTGGTTTGGGGGCTGACCTTATTGCATCCAGAGCGTGTCAATAAACTGATAAACCTGAGCGTTCCATACCAGGAGCGCTGGGATAAGCCCTGGATAGAGATGATGGAAGTGATGTTTGGCGGCGATTTTTATTTTGTCCATTTCAATCGGCAACCAGGCGTCGCAGATGCCGTCTTGGACGAAAATACATTCCAGTTCCTGCGCAACATGTACCGTAAGAACCTGCCGCCCGTAGAGCCCGCGCCAGGTATGATGATGATCAATCTCGCCAAAACGGAAAGCCCTCTTGGTGAGCCAGTCATGAGCGACCGCGAGCTGGCTGTTTTCGTCTCCGCCTTCACAGCATCTGGATTCACAGGCGGTATCAATTGGTACAGAAACCTTGACCGAAATTGGCACTTGCTGGCGGATGTGGATCCAATCATCCAACACCCCGCGCTCATGATCTATGGTGACCGGGATCTGGTCGCGAAGTCTGAAAATCTAGCGGACTTCGTGCCTAATGTGGACGTGGTCAATCTGGATTGCGGGCATTGGATCCAGCAAGAAAAGCCACAAGAAACGAATCAAGCAATATTAAAATGGCTGGAACGGCAGGAGGCCGTTTAG
- a CDS encoding TSUP family transporter produces MENLTIEILGWLFLAGLAGGFVDSIAGGGGLITVPALLMAGLNPVAALATNKASSMFGSFTATLTYARKGHVNLRDMKWAIAFTFTGSAIGTLAVQILASDIMTQVIPFLLIAAAMYFLFGPKIGEVDRHHYLEQKPFYFIFGLSLGFYDGFFGPGTGSLWALAFVAVLGFNMLKATAHTKVVNFTSNFSSFLFFAFAGHVVWVPTAVMAVGQLLGARLGANTAMKHGTRVIKPLLVTVSLVITTKLVYDDPDNFIHKLVVDLLA; encoded by the coding sequence ATGGAAAACCTAACGATTGAGATTTTGGGCTGGCTGTTTTTGGCGGGCCTCGCGGGCGGGTTCGTCGATTCCATCGCCGGCGGCGGTGGTTTGATCACCGTACCGGCGTTGTTGATGGCGGGTCTCAACCCGGTCGCGGCGCTGGCCACCAACAAAGCCTCGTCTATGTTCGGGTCGTTCACCGCCACACTGACCTATGCCCGCAAAGGCCACGTCAATCTGCGCGATATGAAGTGGGCCATCGCGTTCACCTTTACCGGATCGGCCATCGGCACGTTGGCGGTGCAGATTTTGGCGTCGGACATCATGACCCAGGTGATCCCGTTCCTGCTCATCGCGGCGGCGATGTATTTCCTGTTCGGCCCCAAAATCGGCGAGGTCGACCGCCATCACTACCTGGAACAAAAACCGTTTTATTTCATCTTCGGCCTCAGCCTGGGTTTTTACGACGGCTTTTTCGGCCCCGGTACCGGCAGTTTGTGGGCCTTGGCGTTCGTCGCGGTGCTGGGCTTCAACATGCTCAAGGCCACCGCGCACACCAAGGTGGTGAACTTCACCTCCAACTTCTCGTCGTTCCTGTTTTTCGCCTTTGCCGGGCACGTGGTGTGGGTGCCCACCGCGGTGATGGCGGTGGGTCAATTGCTGGGTGCCCGCCTGGGGGCCAACACCGCCATGAAGCACGGCACCCGGGTGATCAAACCGCTGTTGGTCACGGTGTCGTTGGTGATCACCACCAAGCTGGTGTACGACGATCCCGACAACTTCATTCACAAGTTGGTCGTTGATCTGCTGGCTTAA
- a CDS encoding TetR/AcrR family transcriptional regulator: MGYPPEHKPQTRQRIVESARYLWKAHGYANVTINQIMKDAGLTRGGFYAHFKSKDDLFAEAALDTGVMERYRALASDPNVSTREVFEGVLDYYLSAAHRDNPAEGCPLVALSEDAWRLGDGVQDAYSKLTGLAVEQLSQVLGGDQALARMTLSAMVGAVQLARGVRDEAQSLEILHATKTTLLKCCEQALS; encoded by the coding sequence ATGGGTTACCCCCCCGAACACAAGCCGCAAACCCGCCAGCGGATCGTCGAATCGGCGCGTTATTTGTGGAAAGCCCACGGTTACGCCAACGTCACCATCAATCAGATCATGAAAGACGCAGGGCTCACCCGCGGCGGTTTTTACGCCCATTTCAAATCCAAGGACGACCTGTTCGCGGAGGCTGCGTTGGACACAGGCGTGATGGAACGTTACCGCGCTCTGGCGTCGGACCCGAACGTTTCGACGCGCGAAGTGTTTGAAGGTGTCTTGGACTATTATCTGTCGGCCGCGCACCGCGACAATCCGGCCGAAGGCTGCCCGCTGGTGGCGTTGTCGGAGGACGCATGGCGCTTGGGCGACGGTGTGCAGGACGCCTACAGCAAATTGACCGGACTGGCGGTGGAACAACTGAGCCAGGTTCTGGGCGGCGACCAAGCCTTGGCGCGTATGACGTTGTCGGCCATGGTCGGGGCGGTGCAACTGGCGCGTGGCGTACGGGACGAGGCGCAAAGCCTGGAGATATTGCACGCCACCAAAACAACATTGCTGAAATGCTGTGAACAGGCTTTGTCTTAA
- a CDS encoding TetR/AcrR family transcriptional regulator produces MSSHKSDTRSRILEAACRLLEQSSGKAVRMSDIAKAAGVSRQAVYLHFESRDDLMIATRKYVDEVKGLEERLEVLQSATTGTKLLEAIVDVWGNYIADIHAIDKAMMNTLETDEAKAAVWNDCMRGLNDTCREAINALKGEKHLAPGWSRKEAVEICLTTLSIHNWEQLTLEYGWSTPQYVSRMKTLLKRALIVDDG; encoded by the coding sequence ATGTCAAGTCACAAATCGGATACCCGTTCCCGCATTCTCGAAGCGGCGTGTCGGCTACTGGAACAAAGCAGCGGCAAGGCCGTGCGCATGAGCGACATTGCCAAGGCTGCCGGCGTTTCACGACAAGCGGTCTATCTCCACTTTGAATCGCGCGACGATCTGATGATTGCGACGCGCAAGTATGTGGATGAAGTAAAAGGGCTGGAGGAACGGCTAGAGGTTCTGCAGTCTGCGACGACCGGGACGAAGTTGCTTGAGGCGATCGTGGATGTATGGGGCAATTATATTGCGGACATACACGCCATCGACAAGGCCATGATGAATACGCTGGAAACGGACGAGGCTAAGGCTGCGGTTTGGAATGACTGTATGCGTGGATTGAATGACACCTGCCGGGAAGCCATCAATGCCCTGAAAGGTGAGAAGCATCTTGCGCCGGGGTGGTCTCGAAAAGAAGCCGTCGAGATATGTTTGACGACATTATCGATTCACAACTGGGAGCAGTTGACGCTCGAATACGGTTGGTCGACGCCCCAGTATGTTTCAAGAATGAAGACGCTATTGAAACGCGCCCTTATCGTAGACGACGGGTAG
- a CDS encoding MAPEG family protein has product MLTITPIYAALNIMLAVGLTYVVVHHRIQNQVPLGDGGHTELGRAIRAHGNLSENAPFALLLLALVEWNGLPAWQLHALGAAFTVARLAHIYGIMNAAIAPRSMGALFTTIILTVLSGLAVVQVLLA; this is encoded by the coding sequence ATGCTGACGATCACACCGATTTACGCCGCATTGAACATCATGCTGGCCGTGGGACTGACCTATGTGGTCGTGCACCACCGCATTCAAAATCAAGTTCCGCTCGGCGACGGCGGCCACACGGAACTGGGCCGCGCCATTCGCGCCCATGGCAATCTTTCGGAAAATGCGCCGTTCGCCTTGCTGCTGCTGGCGTTGGTGGAATGGAATGGCCTGCCCGCATGGCAGTTGCATGCCCTTGGCGCCGCCTTCACCGTCGCCCGGTTGGCGCATATTTACGGCATTATGAACGCCGCCATCGCCCCCCGTTCGATGGGCGCGTTGTTTACGACGATCATCTTGACCGTTTTGTCCGGCTTGGCGGTGGTCCAGGTTCTGCTGGCTTAA
- the thiC gene encoding phosphomethylpyrimidine synthase ThiC, which yields MDAKVDTSSINVTTGPIQGSHKHYVETESGLKVAMRAIPLEPSSGEVPVIVYDPSGPYTDPNVDIDINKGLAPLRADWILARGDVEAYDGREVKPEDNGKKATVPECPAVNHRPLRAKAGQNVSQLAYAKRGIITPEMEYVAVRENEGRKAATGKARDGEDFGASVPDFVTPEFVRDEIARGRAVLPANINHPESEPMILGRNFLTKINANIGNSAVTSSVGEEVDKMVWSTRWGADTVMDLSTGNDIHNIREWIIRNSPVPIGTVPIYQALEKANGVAEDLTWEMFRDTLIEQAEQGVDYWTIHAGVRLAHIPLTANRTTGIVSRGGSIMAKWCLTYHKESFLYEHFEEICDICAQYDVGLSLGDGLRPGSTADANDAAQFAELETLGELQKVCFAKDVQCFIEGPGHVAMHKIKENMDKQLEVCGEAPFYTLGPLVTDIAPGYDHITSAIGAAMIGWYGCAMLCYVTPKEHLGLPNRDDVKVGVVTYKLAAHAADLAKGHPGAAVRDDAISRARFEFRWKDQFHLGLDPDTAMEYHDETLPSEGAKQSHFCSMCGPKFCSMKISHELKDAAEKGMAEKSAEFAEKGHEIYQKTEAAE from the coding sequence ATGGACGCCAAAGTCGACACCAGTTCCATCAATGTCACCACCGGACCGATTCAAGGGTCCCACAAGCACTACGTCGAGACCGAAAGCGGCCTCAAGGTCGCCATGCGCGCCATTCCGTTGGAGCCGTCGTCCGGCGAGGTACCGGTGATCGTGTACGATCCGTCCGGTCCCTACACCGACCCCAATGTCGACATCGACATCAACAAAGGCCTTGCCCCGCTGCGCGCAGATTGGATCTTGGCCCGCGGCGACGTCGAAGCTTATGACGGGCGCGAAGTGAAACCGGAAGACAACGGCAAGAAAGCCACCGTGCCCGAATGCCCCGCCGTCAACCACCGCCCGCTGCGCGCCAAAGCGGGACAGAACGTGTCTCAGCTGGCTTATGCCAAACGCGGCATCATCACCCCGGAAATGGAATACGTCGCCGTTCGTGAAAACGAAGGCCGCAAAGCCGCCACCGGCAAAGCCCGCGACGGTGAAGATTTCGGCGCATCAGTGCCCGATTTCGTCACCCCTGAATTCGTGCGCGACGAGATTGCCCGCGGGCGCGCGGTGCTGCCCGCCAACATCAACCATCCGGAATCGGAACCGATGATCTTGGGCCGGAACTTCCTGACCAAGATCAACGCCAACATCGGCAACTCCGCCGTGACCAGCTCGGTCGGTGAAGAGGTCGACAAAATGGTGTGGTCGACCCGTTGGGGCGCCGACACCGTGATGGACCTCAGCACCGGCAACGACATCCACAACATCCGGGAATGGATCATCCGCAATTCGCCCGTGCCCATCGGCACCGTGCCAATTTACCAAGCGCTGGAAAAAGCCAACGGCGTCGCCGAAGACCTGACGTGGGAAATGTTCCGCGACACCCTCATTGAGCAAGCTGAACAAGGCGTCGATTACTGGACCATCCACGCGGGCGTGCGTTTGGCGCACATTCCGCTGACCGCCAACCGCACCACCGGCATCGTTTCGCGCGGCGGTTCGATCATGGCCAAGTGGTGCCTGACCTATCATAAGGAAAGCTTCCTTTATGAGCATTTCGAGGAAATCTGCGACATCTGTGCGCAATATGACGTTGGTTTGAGCTTGGGCGACGGCTTGCGCCCCGGATCGACCGCTGATGCCAACGACGCCGCGCAGTTTGCCGAACTGGAAACCTTGGGCGAGTTGCAAAAAGTCTGCTTCGCAAAAGACGTGCAGTGCTTCATCGAAGGCCCCGGCCACGTGGCGATGCACAAGATCAAAGAGAACATGGACAAGCAGTTGGAAGTCTGCGGCGAAGCCCCGTTCTACACGCTTGGCCCGTTGGTGACCGACATTGCCCCGGGCTACGATCACATCACATCCGCCATCGGCGCGGCGATGATCGGCTGGTACGGCTGTGCAATGCTGTGTTACGTGACGCCGAAAGAACACTTGGGCCTGCCCAACCGCGACGATGTCAAAGTCGGCGTGGTGACCTACAAGCTCGCCGCACATGCTGCCGATCTGGCCAAGGGGCATCCCGGTGCCGCCGTGCGCGACGACGCCATCAGCCGCGCGCGGTTCGAATTCCGTTGGAAGGACCAGTTCCACCTCGGCCTCGATCCCGACACGGCGATGGAATACCACGATGAAACCCTGCCGTCCGAAGGTGCAAAGCAATCGCACTTCTGTTCCATGTGCGGGCCGAAGTTCTGTTCGATGAAAATCAGTCACGAACTGAAAGACGCGGCGGAAAAAGGCATGGCCGAAAAATCCGCCGAGTTCGCTGAAAAAGGTCACGAAATTTATCAGAAGACCGAAGCGGCCGAGTAA